A window of the Spirochaetota bacterium genome harbors these coding sequences:
- the trxA gene encoding thioredoxin yields MAKLIEVNSSNFDTEVMKSGDPVLIDFWAPWCGPCKMQVPILEKLAQSPDIKATIAKINTDENPDIAQKFGISSIPTLILMKAGAEVERFVGVQPEAVLKQKLLKA; encoded by the coding sequence ATGGCTAAGCTGATCGAGGTCAACAGTTCCAATTTCGACACAGAGGTCATGAAATCCGGCGATCCGGTCCTGATCGATTTCTGGGCCCCCTGGTGCGGACCCTGCAAGATGCAGGTTCCCATCCTGGAAAAGCTGGCCCAGTCGCCGGACATCAAGGCCACCATCGCCAAAATCAACACGGATGAAAATCCGGATATTGCCCAGAAATTCGGCATATCGTCCATCCCCACCCTGATCCTCATGAAGGCCGGCGCCGAGGTCGAGCGCTTTGTCGGCGTGCAGCCCGAGGCGGTCCTGAAGCAAAAGCTCCTTAAAGCGTAG